The following coding sequences lie in one Meles meles chromosome X, mMelMel3.1 paternal haplotype, whole genome shotgun sequence genomic window:
- the PLXNB3 gene encoding plexin-B3 isoform X1, whose product MTPRCPLGPRLLRVLLLCLPLPPPPRAHRFSAPNTTFNHLALAPGRGTLYVGAVNRLFQLSPELRLQAVAVTGPVFDSPDCVPFRDPADCPQARLTDNSNQLLLVSGRAQELLACGQVRQGVCEKRGLEDVARVLYQAEDPGDGQFVAANAPGVATVGLVVAAPGRDLLLVARGLAGKLSGGVPPLTVRQLAGPQPFSSEGLGRLVVGDFADYNNSYVAAFADARSAYFVFRRRGARAQAEYRSYVARVCLGDANLYSYVEVPVACRGQGLIQAASLTPGALLAAFAAGPGGTRPALCAFPLAELDGSMERARRLCYTAGGRGPSGLEEATVEYGVTSRCVTLPADSPESYPCGDEHTPSPIAGRQPLEAKPVLQLEQPISAVAGLQTDGHTIAFLGDTQGQLHKVFLNGSQGQVYHSQQVGPPGSAISPDLLVDSSGHHLYVLTAQQVDRVPVAACPQFPDCTSCLQARDPLCGWCVLQGRCTPKGQCGRAAQASQWLWSHEDSHCPRVQSLLPAHRPRQEQGQVTLSVPGLPTLAMDEYFHCAFGDYDSLAHVEGPHVACVTPPEDELPRNPPGTDHIILPLALMFEDVAVATTNFSFYDCSAVQALEAAAPCRACVGSLWRCHWCPRSSRCVSAGHCPEGEDTVYSAQQVDVQVRGPAACPRVEGLAGPLLVPVGWESRLALRVRNLQHFGSLPASYHCWLELPGELRRLPASLEETAGDVGLIHCQAQQFRPSMAQPELPVPIYVTRGKGQRLDNAHTLHVTLYDCAVDHPDCSRCQAANGSLGCVWCSHGQPACRYGPLCPPGAVELLCPTPSIDTVEPLTGPPEGGLALTIQGSNLGRDFAEVRDAVKVAGRPCSPEPSLYRTSARIVCVTAPAPNGTTGPIQVAIKNRPPGISTQHFTYQDPILLSLSPQWGPQAGGTELTILGRRLQTGGNISAFVGEQPCPIQEPVCPEAIVCHTMPQASPGEAVVRVLFGHAERTLRTSPFQYTANPQLVAAEPSVSFRGGGRLVRVRGTGLDVVQQPLLSVWLEAAAAVPARGAQLPDPSPRRSCGTPAAAPQACIPLEGGLLQCSTVCSVNSSSLLVCHSPAVPDGARPRRVFFALDNVHIDFASASGGQDFLYQPNPRLAPLSREDPTRPYRVKPGNVLDVEGQGLNLGISKEEVRVHIGDGECLVKTLTLTHLYCEPPPRAPQPTNGSGTLLQFVVQMGNVRLALGPVQYETEPALSAFPVAAQVGLGMGAAVLIAAVLLLSLMYRHKSKQALRDYQKVLVQLENLEIGVGDQCRKEFTDLMTEMTDLSSDLEASGIPFLDYHTYAERVFFPGHGSCPLQPTLEGPGEEARRVPVRQGLTQLSNLLNSKLFLLTLIRTLEGQPGFSQRDRCHVASLLSLVLHGKLEYLTDILRTLLSDLAAHYVHRNPKLMLRRTETMVEKLLTNWLSICLYAFLKEVAGEPLYLLLRAIQYQVDKGPVDAVTGKAKRTLNDSRLLREDVDFRPLTLMVLVGPGAGGAAGSSATQRVPARVLDTDTITQVKEKVLDQVYKGTPFSQRPSVHALDLEWRSGLAGHLTLSDEDLTSVTQNRWKRLNTLQHYKVPDGATVGLIPQLHNGRAVSQSLAQSCPLGENVPMLEDGEEGGVRLWHLVKATEEPEGAKARRSSLRERDRERARAKAIPEIYLTRLLSMKGTLQKFVDDTFQAILSVNRPVPIAVKYLFDLLDELAGKHGIEDPETLHIWKTNSLLLRFWVNALKKPQLIFDVRVSDNVDAVLAVIAQTFIDSCTVSEHKVGRDSPVNKLLYAREIPRYKQMVERYYSDVRQSSAASYQEMNSALAELSGNYASAPHCLEALQELYEHVHRYHDQIISALEEDPVAQKMQLACRLQQVAALVENKVTDL is encoded by the exons ATGACTCCCCGGTGTCCCTTGGGGCCGCGCCTCCTGCGGGTGCTTCTGCTGTGCCTGCCGCTGCCGCCCCCGCCGCGGGCGCACCGCTTCTCGGCCCCCAACACCACGTTCAACCACCTGGCGCTGGCGCCGGGCCGCGGCACGCTCTACGTGGGCGCCGTCAACCGCCTCTTCCAGCTCAGCCCCGAGCTGCGGCTGCAGGCAGTGGCGGTCACGGGGCCGGTCTTCGACAGCCCGGACTGCGTGCCGTTCCGCGACCCGGCCGACTGCCCGCAGGCGCGGCTCACGGACAACTCGAACCAGCTGCTGCTGGTGAGCGGCCGCGCCCAGGAGCTGCTGGCCTGCGGCCAGGTGCGCCAGGGCGTGTGCGAGAAGCGCGGCCTGGAGGACGTGGCGCGGGTGCTGTACCAGGCCGAGGACCCCGGCGACGGGCAGTTCGTGGCCGCCAACGCCCCGGGCGTCGCCACGGTGGGCCTGGTGGTGGCCGCGCCGGGCCGGGACCTCCTGCTGGTGGCCAGGGGCCTGGCGGGCAAGCTGTCGGGCGGGGTGCCGCCCCTGACCGTGCGCCAGCTGGCCGGGCCGCAGCCCTTCTCCAGCGAGGGCCTGGGCCGCCTGGTGGTGGGCGACTTCGCCGACTACAACAACAGCTACGTGGCGGCCTTTGCCGATGCCCGCTCGGCCTACTTCGTCTTCCGCCGCCGCGGGGCCCGGGCGCAGGCCGAGTACCGCTCGTACGTGGCCCGCGTCTGCCTGGGGGACGCCAACCTCTACTCCTACGTGGAGGTGCCCGTCGCCTGCCGGGGTCAGGGCCTCATCCAGGCCGCCTCCCTCACGCCCGGCGCGCTGCTGGCGGCCTTCGCCGCGGGCCCCGGCGGGACCCGGCCCGCGCTGTGCGCCTTCCCACTGGCTGAGCTGGACGGCAGCATGGAGCGCGCGCGGCGCCTGTGCTACACGGCCGGCGGCCGGGGCCCCAGCGGCCTGGAGGAGGCCACCGTGGAGTACGGGGTCACGTCCCGCTGCGTCACCCTGCCCGCG gACTCCCCGGAGTCATACCCCTGCGGCGATGAGCACACCCCCAGCCCCATCGCTGGCCGCCAGCCCCTGGAGGCCAAGCCCGTGCTGCAGCTCGAGCAGCCCATCAGCGCCGTGGCAGGCCTCCAGACAGACGGGCACACGATTGCTTTCCTGGGGGACACCCAGGGTCAGCTGCATAAG GTCTTTCTCAACGGCTCCCAAGGCCAAGTGTACCACTCCCAGCAAGTGGGGCCTCCGGGCTCAGCCATCAGCCCGGACCTGCTGGTGGACAGCAGTGGCCACCACCTCTATGTCCTGACTGCCCAGCAG GTGGACCGGGTGCCTGTGGCTGCCTGCCCCCAGTTCCCCGACTGCACCAGCTGCCTGCAGGCTCGAGACCCGCTGTGCGGCTGGTGTGTCCTCCAAGGCAG GTGTACCCCAAAGGGCCAATGTGGGCGGGCAGCCCAGGCCAGCCAGTGGCTGTGGAGCCACGAGGACAGCCACTGCCCGCGTGTCCAGAGCTTGCTGCCAGCCCACCGCCCTCGCCAGGAGCAGGGCCAG GTCACCTTGTCTGTCCCCGGGCTGCCCACCCTGGCCATGGATGAATACTTCCATTGTGCCTTTGGGGACTATGACAGCTTGGCTCACGTGGAAGGGCCCCACGTAGCCTGCGTCACCCCTCCCGAAGACGAGCTGCCGCGGAACCCTCCAGGCACAG ACCACATCATCTTGCCCCTGGCTCTGATGTTTGAGGATGTGGCCGTGGCCACCACCAACTTCTCCTTCTACGACTGCAGCGCCGTCCAGGCCTTGGAGGCAGCAGCCCC gtGCCGCGCTTGTGTGGGCAGCCTCTGGCGCTGCCACTGGTGCCCCCGGAGCAGCCGCTGCGTGTCCGCGGGGCACTGCCCCGAGGGCGAGGACACCGTCTACAGTGCCCAGCAG GTGGATGTCCAGGTGCGTGGCCCAGCGGCTTGTCCCCGGGTGGAGGGCCTGGCCGGTCCCCTCCTAGTGCCTGTGGGTTGGGAGAGCCGTTTGGCCCTGCGTGTGCGGAACCTTCAGCATTTCGGA AGCCTGCCTGCCTCCTACCACTGCTGGCTGGAGCTGCCCGGGGAACTTCGAAGGCTGCCGGCCTCTCTGGAGGAGACGGCGGGGGACGTGGGCCTCATCCACTGCCAGGCCCAGCAG TTCCGCCCCTCCATGGCGCAGCCGGAGCTCCCGGTGCCTATCTATGTCACCCGGGGCAAGGGCCAACGGCTGGACAACGCCCACACTCTCCATG TGACCCTGTACGACTGCGCCGTGGACCACCCTGACTGCAGCCGCTGCCAGGCGGCCAATGGGAGTCTGGGCTGCGTGTGGTGCAGCCACGGCCAGCCTGCCTGTCGCTATGGTCCTCTGTGCCCCCCTGGGGCCGTGGAGTTGCTGTGTCCCACTCCCAGCATTGACACA GTCGAGCCCCTCACCGGGCCCCCCGAGGGTGGCTTGGCCCTCACCATCCAGGGCTCCAACCTGGGCCGGGACTTCGCTGAGGTGCGAGATGCCGTGAAGGTGGCCGGCCGCCCCTGCAGCCCGGAGCCCTCTCTCTACCGCACCTCTGCCCG GATTGTGTGTGTGACAGCTCCCGCCCCCAATGGCACCACAGGGCCCATCCAAGTGGCCATTAAGAACCGGCCACCGGGCATCTCAACCCAGCATTTCACCTACCAG GACCCCATCCTGCTGAGCCTGAGTCCCCAGTGGGGCCCCCAGGCGGGGGGTACTGAGCTCACCATCCTCGGGCGGCGCCTCCAGACGGGGGGCAACATCAGTGCCTTCGTGGGTGAACAGCCCTGTCCCAT ccAGGAGCCGGTGTGTCCTGAGGCCATCGTGTGCCACACCATGCCCCAGGCCAGCCCAGGAGAAGCTGTGGTTCGCGTGCTCTTCGGCCACGCCGAGCGCACGCTGCGCACCAGCCCCTTCCAGTACACGGCCAACCCCCAGCTCGTGGCTGCCGAGCCGAGCGTCAGCTTCCGGGG GGGCGGGCGGCTGGTCCGCGTCAGGGGCACCGGCCTGGACGTGGTGCAGCAGCCCCTGCTGTCCGTGTGGCTGGAGGCGGCGGCAGCGGTGCCGGCGCGGGGAGCCCAGCTCCCGGATCCGAGCCCGAGGAGGAGCTGCGGGACCCCTGCCGCGGCCCCCCAGGCTTGTATCCCGCTCGAGGGGGGCTTGCTGCAG TGCTCCACGGTCTGTTCCGTCAATTCGTCCAGCCTCCTGGTGTGCCACAGCCCCGCCGTGCCAGACGGGGCGCGCCCCCGGCGGGTCTTCTTTGCCCTGGACAATGTGCACATAGACTTCGCCAGCGCCAGTGGGGGCCAGGACTTCCTGTACCAGCCCAACCCCCGTCTGGCCCCCCTCAGCCGCGAGGACCCCACCCGCCCCTACCGTGTCAAGCCAGGCAACGTCCTGGATGTGGAG GGCCAGGGCCTCAACCTGGGCATCAGCAAGGAGGAAGTGCGCGTGCACATCGGTGACGGCGAGTGCCTGGTGAAGACGCTCACACTCACCCACCTGTACTGCGAGCCGCCGCCCCGGGCCCCGCAGCCCACTAACGGCTCAGGGACCCTGCTGCAGTTCGTG GTTCAGATGGGCAACGTGCGCCTGGCCCTGGGCCCCGTCCAGTACGAGACCGAGCCTGCCCTGTCTGCCTTCCCCGTAGCGGCCCAGGTGGGCCTGGGCATGGGCGCCGCCGTGCTCATCGCCGCGGTCCTGCTGCTCAGCCTCATGTACAG GCACAAGAGCAAGCAGGCCCTGCGGGACTATCAGAAGGTTCTGGTGCAGCTGGAGAACCTAGAGATCGGCGTGGGCGACCAGTGCCGCAAGGAGTTCACAG ACCTGATGACCGAGATGACAGACCTCAGCAGCGACCTGGAGGCCAGTGGGATCCCCTTCCTGGACTACCACACCTATGCCGAGCGCGTCTTCTTCCCAGGGCATGGCAGCTGCCCGCTGCAGCCCACCCTCGAGGGGCCCGGGGAAGAGGCCCGCCGTGTCCCCGTGCGCCAGGGCCTCACGCAACTCTCCAACCTGCTCAACAGCAAGCTCTTCCTCCTCACA CTCATCCGCACCCTGGAGGGGCAGCCTGGCTTCTCCCAGCGGGACCGCTGCCACGTGGCCTCCCTGCTGTCCCTGGTGCTGCACGGGAAGCTGGAGTACCTGACCGACATCCTGCGGACACTGCTCAGCGACCTGGCCGCCCACTACGTGCACAGGAACCCCAAGCTCATGCTGCGCAG GACGGAGACCATGGTGGAAAAGCTGCTGACCAACTGGCTGTCCATCTGTCTCTACGCCTTCCTGAAG GAGGTGGCCGGGGAGCCGCTGTACCTGCTCCTGCGGGCCATACAATACCAGGTGGACAAGGGCCCCGTGGACGCCGTGACGGGCAAGGCCAAACGGACCCTGAACGACAGCCGCCTGCTTCGGGAGGACGTGGACTTCCGGCCCCTGACGCTGATGGTGTTGGTGGGCCCCGGGGCCGGCGGGGCAGCAGGGAGCAGCGCCACGCAGCGCGTGCCCGCGCGGGTGCTCGACACAGACACCATCACCCAGGTCAAAGAGAAGGTGCTGGACCAAGTCTACAAGGGAACCCCCTTCTCCCAGAGGCCCTCAGTGCACGCCCTAGATCTCG AGTGGCGCTCGGGCCTTGCTGGCCACCTAACCCTGTCCGACGAGGACCTGACCTCAGTGACCCAGAACCGCTGGAAGAGACTTAACACCCTGCAGCACTACAag GTCCCAGACGGAGCCACCGTGGGGCTCATCCCCCAGCTGCACAACGGACGTGCCGTCTCCCAGAGCCTGGCCCAGAGCTGCCCCTTGGGGGAGA ACGTTCCCATGCTGGAGGATGGTGAGGAGGGTGGGGTCCGCCTCTGGCACCTGGTGAAAGCCACCGAGGAGCCAGAAGGAGCTAAGGCACGGCGCAGCAGCCTGCGGGAGCGGGACCGGGAGCGGGCCCGGGCCAAAGCGATCCCAGAGATCTATCTCACCCGCCTGCTGTCCATGAAG GGCACGCTGCAGAAGTTTGTAGATGACACCTTCCAGGCCATCCTCAGCGTGAACAGGCCCGTGCCCATCGCCGTCAAGTACCTGTTCGACCTCCTGGACGAGCTGGCGGGCAAGCACGGCATCGAGGACCCGGAGACCCTGCATATCTGGAAGACCAACAG CCTGCTGCTGCGGTTCTGGGTGAACGCCCTGAAGAAGCCGCAGCTCATCTTTGACGTGCGGGTATCGGAcaacgtggacgccgtcctcgccGTCATCGCCCAGACCTTCATCGACTCGTGCACCGTCTCCGAGCATAAAGTGGGCAGG GATTCCCCGGTGAACAAACTGCTCTATGCCCGGGAGATCCCTCGCTACAAGCAGATGGTGGAGAG ATACTACTCCGACGTCCGCCAGAGCTCCGCCGCGAGCTATCAGGAGATGAACTCGGCGCTGGCTGAGCTCTCCGGG AACTACGCCTCTGCTCCCCATTGCCTGGAGGCTCTGCAGGAGCTGTACGAGCACGTCCACAGGTATCATGACCAG ATCATCAGTGCCCTGGAGGAGGACCCTGTGGCTCAGAAGATGCAGCTGGCCTGCCGCCTGCAGCAGGTCGCTGCCCTGGTGGAGAACAAGGTGACCGACCTGTGA
- the PLXNB3 gene encoding plexin-B3 isoform X3, whose protein sequence is MTPRCPLGPRLLRVLLLCLPLPPPPRAHRFSAPNTTFNHLALAPGRGTLYVGAVNRLFQLSPELRLQAVAVTGPVFDSPDCVPFRDPADCPQARLTDNSNQLLLVSGRAQELLACGQVRQGVCEKRGLEDVARVLYQAEDPGDGQFVAANAPGVATVGLVVAAPGRDLLLVARGLAGKLSGGVPPLTVRQLAGPQPFSSEGLGRLVVGDFADYNNSYVAAFADARSAYFVFRRRGARAQAEYRSYVARVCLGDANLYSYVEVPVACRGQGLIQAASLTPGALLAAFAAGPGGTRPALCAFPLAELDGSMERARRLCYTAGGRGPSGLEEATVEYGVTSRCVTLPADSPESYPCGDEHTPSPIAGRQPLEAKPVLQLEQPISAVAGLQTDGHTIAFLGDTQGQLHKVFLNGSQGQVYHSQQVGPPGSAISPDLLVDSSGHHLYVLTAQQVDRVPVAACPQFPDCTSCLQARDPLCGWCVLQGRCTPKGQCGRAAQASQWLWSHEDSHCPRVQSLLPAHRPRQEQGQVTLSVPGLPTLAMDEYFHCAFGDYDSLAHVEGPHVACVTPPEDELPRNPPGTDHIILPLALMFEDVAVATTNFSFYDCSAVQALEAAAPCRACVGSLWRCHWCPRSSRCVSAGHCPEGEDTVYSAQQVDVQVRGPAACPRVEGLAGPLLVPVGWESRLALRVRNLQHFGSLPASYHCWLELPGELRRLPASLEETAGDVGLIHCQAQQFRPSMAQPELPVPIYVTRGKGQRLDNAHTLHVTLYDCAVDHPDCSRCQAANGSLGCVWCSHGQPACRYGPLCPPGAVELLCPTPSIDTVEPLTGPPEGGLALTIQGSNLGRDFAEVRDAVKVAGRPCSPEPSLYRTSARIVCVTAPAPNGTTGPIQVAIKNRPPGISTQHFTYQDPILLSLSPQWGPQAGGTELTILGRRLQTGGNISAFVGEQPCPIQEPVCPEAIVCHTMPQASPGEAVVRVLFGHAERTLRTSPFQYTANPQLVAAEPSVSFRGLLVCHSPAVPDGARPRRVFFALDNVHIDFASASGGQDFLYQPNPRLAPLSREDPTRPYRVKPGNVLDVEGQGLNLGISKEEVRVHIGDGECLVKTLTLTHLYCEPPPRAPQPTNGSGTLLQFVVQMGNVRLALGPVQYETEPALSAFPVAAQVGLGMGAAVLIAAVLLLSLMYRHKSKQALRDYQKVLVQLENLEIGVGDQCRKEFTDLMTEMTDLSSDLEASGIPFLDYHTYAERVFFPGHGSCPLQPTLEGPGEEARRVPVRQGLTQLSNLLNSKLFLLTLIRTLEGQPGFSQRDRCHVASLLSLVLHGKLEYLTDILRTLLSDLAAHYVHRNPKLMLRRTETMVEKLLTNWLSICLYAFLKEVAGEPLYLLLRAIQYQVDKGPVDAVTGKAKRTLNDSRLLREDVDFRPLTLMVLVGPGAGGAAGSSATQRVPARVLDTDTITQVKEKVLDQVYKGTPFSQRPSVHALDLEWRSGLAGHLTLSDEDLTSVTQNRWKRLNTLQHYKVPDGATVGLIPQLHNGRAVSQSLAQSCPLGENVPMLEDGEEGGVRLWHLVKATEEPEGAKARRSSLRERDRERARAKAIPEIYLTRLLSMKGTLQKFVDDTFQAILSVNRPVPIAVKYLFDLLDELAGKHGIEDPETLHIWKTNSLLLRFWVNALKKPQLIFDVRVSDNVDAVLAVIAQTFIDSCTVSEHKVGRDSPVNKLLYAREIPRYKQMVERYYSDVRQSSAASYQEMNSALAELSGNYASAPHCLEALQELYEHVHRYHDQIISALEEDPVAQKMQLACRLQQVAALVENKVTDL, encoded by the exons ATGACTCCCCGGTGTCCCTTGGGGCCGCGCCTCCTGCGGGTGCTTCTGCTGTGCCTGCCGCTGCCGCCCCCGCCGCGGGCGCACCGCTTCTCGGCCCCCAACACCACGTTCAACCACCTGGCGCTGGCGCCGGGCCGCGGCACGCTCTACGTGGGCGCCGTCAACCGCCTCTTCCAGCTCAGCCCCGAGCTGCGGCTGCAGGCAGTGGCGGTCACGGGGCCGGTCTTCGACAGCCCGGACTGCGTGCCGTTCCGCGACCCGGCCGACTGCCCGCAGGCGCGGCTCACGGACAACTCGAACCAGCTGCTGCTGGTGAGCGGCCGCGCCCAGGAGCTGCTGGCCTGCGGCCAGGTGCGCCAGGGCGTGTGCGAGAAGCGCGGCCTGGAGGACGTGGCGCGGGTGCTGTACCAGGCCGAGGACCCCGGCGACGGGCAGTTCGTGGCCGCCAACGCCCCGGGCGTCGCCACGGTGGGCCTGGTGGTGGCCGCGCCGGGCCGGGACCTCCTGCTGGTGGCCAGGGGCCTGGCGGGCAAGCTGTCGGGCGGGGTGCCGCCCCTGACCGTGCGCCAGCTGGCCGGGCCGCAGCCCTTCTCCAGCGAGGGCCTGGGCCGCCTGGTGGTGGGCGACTTCGCCGACTACAACAACAGCTACGTGGCGGCCTTTGCCGATGCCCGCTCGGCCTACTTCGTCTTCCGCCGCCGCGGGGCCCGGGCGCAGGCCGAGTACCGCTCGTACGTGGCCCGCGTCTGCCTGGGGGACGCCAACCTCTACTCCTACGTGGAGGTGCCCGTCGCCTGCCGGGGTCAGGGCCTCATCCAGGCCGCCTCCCTCACGCCCGGCGCGCTGCTGGCGGCCTTCGCCGCGGGCCCCGGCGGGACCCGGCCCGCGCTGTGCGCCTTCCCACTGGCTGAGCTGGACGGCAGCATGGAGCGCGCGCGGCGCCTGTGCTACACGGCCGGCGGCCGGGGCCCCAGCGGCCTGGAGGAGGCCACCGTGGAGTACGGGGTCACGTCCCGCTGCGTCACCCTGCCCGCG gACTCCCCGGAGTCATACCCCTGCGGCGATGAGCACACCCCCAGCCCCATCGCTGGCCGCCAGCCCCTGGAGGCCAAGCCCGTGCTGCAGCTCGAGCAGCCCATCAGCGCCGTGGCAGGCCTCCAGACAGACGGGCACACGATTGCTTTCCTGGGGGACACCCAGGGTCAGCTGCATAAG GTCTTTCTCAACGGCTCCCAAGGCCAAGTGTACCACTCCCAGCAAGTGGGGCCTCCGGGCTCAGCCATCAGCCCGGACCTGCTGGTGGACAGCAGTGGCCACCACCTCTATGTCCTGACTGCCCAGCAG GTGGACCGGGTGCCTGTGGCTGCCTGCCCCCAGTTCCCCGACTGCACCAGCTGCCTGCAGGCTCGAGACCCGCTGTGCGGCTGGTGTGTCCTCCAAGGCAG GTGTACCCCAAAGGGCCAATGTGGGCGGGCAGCCCAGGCCAGCCAGTGGCTGTGGAGCCACGAGGACAGCCACTGCCCGCGTGTCCAGAGCTTGCTGCCAGCCCACCGCCCTCGCCAGGAGCAGGGCCAG GTCACCTTGTCTGTCCCCGGGCTGCCCACCCTGGCCATGGATGAATACTTCCATTGTGCCTTTGGGGACTATGACAGCTTGGCTCACGTGGAAGGGCCCCACGTAGCCTGCGTCACCCCTCCCGAAGACGAGCTGCCGCGGAACCCTCCAGGCACAG ACCACATCATCTTGCCCCTGGCTCTGATGTTTGAGGATGTGGCCGTGGCCACCACCAACTTCTCCTTCTACGACTGCAGCGCCGTCCAGGCCTTGGAGGCAGCAGCCCC gtGCCGCGCTTGTGTGGGCAGCCTCTGGCGCTGCCACTGGTGCCCCCGGAGCAGCCGCTGCGTGTCCGCGGGGCACTGCCCCGAGGGCGAGGACACCGTCTACAGTGCCCAGCAG GTGGATGTCCAGGTGCGTGGCCCAGCGGCTTGTCCCCGGGTGGAGGGCCTGGCCGGTCCCCTCCTAGTGCCTGTGGGTTGGGAGAGCCGTTTGGCCCTGCGTGTGCGGAACCTTCAGCATTTCGGA AGCCTGCCTGCCTCCTACCACTGCTGGCTGGAGCTGCCCGGGGAACTTCGAAGGCTGCCGGCCTCTCTGGAGGAGACGGCGGGGGACGTGGGCCTCATCCACTGCCAGGCCCAGCAG TTCCGCCCCTCCATGGCGCAGCCGGAGCTCCCGGTGCCTATCTATGTCACCCGGGGCAAGGGCCAACGGCTGGACAACGCCCACACTCTCCATG TGACCCTGTACGACTGCGCCGTGGACCACCCTGACTGCAGCCGCTGCCAGGCGGCCAATGGGAGTCTGGGCTGCGTGTGGTGCAGCCACGGCCAGCCTGCCTGTCGCTATGGTCCTCTGTGCCCCCCTGGGGCCGTGGAGTTGCTGTGTCCCACTCCCAGCATTGACACA GTCGAGCCCCTCACCGGGCCCCCCGAGGGTGGCTTGGCCCTCACCATCCAGGGCTCCAACCTGGGCCGGGACTTCGCTGAGGTGCGAGATGCCGTGAAGGTGGCCGGCCGCCCCTGCAGCCCGGAGCCCTCTCTCTACCGCACCTCTGCCCG GATTGTGTGTGTGACAGCTCCCGCCCCCAATGGCACCACAGGGCCCATCCAAGTGGCCATTAAGAACCGGCCACCGGGCATCTCAACCCAGCATTTCACCTACCAG GACCCCATCCTGCTGAGCCTGAGTCCCCAGTGGGGCCCCCAGGCGGGGGGTACTGAGCTCACCATCCTCGGGCGGCGCCTCCAGACGGGGGGCAACATCAGTGCCTTCGTGGGTGAACAGCCCTGTCCCAT ccAGGAGCCGGTGTGTCCTGAGGCCATCGTGTGCCACACCATGCCCCAGGCCAGCCCAGGAGAAGCTGTGGTTCGCGTGCTCTTCGGCCACGCCGAGCGCACGCTGCGCACCAGCCCCTTCCAGTACACGGCCAACCCCCAGCTCGTGGCTGCCGAGCCGAGCGTCAGCTTCCGGGG CCTCCTGGTGTGCCACAGCCCCGCCGTGCCAGACGGGGCGCGCCCCCGGCGGGTCTTCTTTGCCCTGGACAATGTGCACATAGACTTCGCCAGCGCCAGTGGGGGCCAGGACTTCCTGTACCAGCCCAACCCCCGTCTGGCCCCCCTCAGCCGCGAGGACCCCACCCGCCCCTACCGTGTCAAGCCAGGCAACGTCCTGGATGTGGAG GGCCAGGGCCTCAACCTGGGCATCAGCAAGGAGGAAGTGCGCGTGCACATCGGTGACGGCGAGTGCCTGGTGAAGACGCTCACACTCACCCACCTGTACTGCGAGCCGCCGCCCCGGGCCCCGCAGCCCACTAACGGCTCAGGGACCCTGCTGCAGTTCGTG GTTCAGATGGGCAACGTGCGCCTGGCCCTGGGCCCCGTCCAGTACGAGACCGAGCCTGCCCTGTCTGCCTTCCCCGTAGCGGCCCAGGTGGGCCTGGGCATGGGCGCCGCCGTGCTCATCGCCGCGGTCCTGCTGCTCAGCCTCATGTACAG GCACAAGAGCAAGCAGGCCCTGCGGGACTATCAGAAGGTTCTGGTGCAGCTGGAGAACCTAGAGATCGGCGTGGGCGACCAGTGCCGCAAGGAGTTCACAG ACCTGATGACCGAGATGACAGACCTCAGCAGCGACCTGGAGGCCAGTGGGATCCCCTTCCTGGACTACCACACCTATGCCGAGCGCGTCTTCTTCCCAGGGCATGGCAGCTGCCCGCTGCAGCCCACCCTCGAGGGGCCCGGGGAAGAGGCCCGCCGTGTCCCCGTGCGCCAGGGCCTCACGCAACTCTCCAACCTGCTCAACAGCAAGCTCTTCCTCCTCACA CTCATCCGCACCCTGGAGGGGCAGCCTGGCTTCTCCCAGCGGGACCGCTGCCACGTGGCCTCCCTGCTGTCCCTGGTGCTGCACGGGAAGCTGGAGTACCTGACCGACATCCTGCGGACACTGCTCAGCGACCTGGCCGCCCACTACGTGCACAGGAACCCCAAGCTCATGCTGCGCAG GACGGAGACCATGGTGGAAAAGCTGCTGACCAACTGGCTGTCCATCTGTCTCTACGCCTTCCTGAAG GAGGTGGCCGGGGAGCCGCTGTACCTGCTCCTGCGGGCCATACAATACCAGGTGGACAAGGGCCCCGTGGACGCCGTGACGGGCAAGGCCAAACGGACCCTGAACGACAGCCGCCTGCTTCGGGAGGACGTGGACTTCCGGCCCCTGACGCTGATGGTGTTGGTGGGCCCCGGGGCCGGCGGGGCAGCAGGGAGCAGCGCCACGCAGCGCGTGCCCGCGCGGGTGCTCGACACAGACACCATCACCCAGGTCAAAGAGAAGGTGCTGGACCAAGTCTACAAGGGAACCCCCTTCTCCCAGAGGCCCTCAGTGCACGCCCTAGATCTCG AGTGGCGCTCGGGCCTTGCTGGCCACCTAACCCTGTCCGACGAGGACCTGACCTCAGTGACCCAGAACCGCTGGAAGAGACTTAACACCCTGCAGCACTACAag GTCCCAGACGGAGCCACCGTGGGGCTCATCCCCCAGCTGCACAACGGACGTGCCGTCTCCCAGAGCCTGGCCCAGAGCTGCCCCTTGGGGGAGA ACGTTCCCATGCTGGAGGATGGTGAGGAGGGTGGGGTCCGCCTCTGGCACCTGGTGAAAGCCACCGAGGAGCCAGAAGGAGCTAAGGCACGGCGCAGCAGCCTGCGGGAGCGGGACCGGGAGCGGGCCCGGGCCAAAGCGATCCCAGAGATCTATCTCACCCGCCTGCTGTCCATGAAG GGCACGCTGCAGAAGTTTGTAGATGACACCTTCCAGGCCATCCTCAGCGTGAACAGGCCCGTGCCCATCGCCGTCAAGTACCTGTTCGACCTCCTGGACGAGCTGGCGGGCAAGCACGGCATCGAGGACCCGGAGACCCTGCATATCTGGAAGACCAACAG CCTGCTGCTGCGGTTCTGGGTGAACGCCCTGAAGAAGCCGCAGCTCATCTTTGACGTGCGGGTATCGGAcaacgtggacgccgtcctcgccGTCATCGCCCAGACCTTCATCGACTCGTGCACCGTCTCCGAGCATAAAGTGGGCAGG GATTCCCCGGTGAACAAACTGCTCTATGCCCGGGAGATCCCTCGCTACAAGCAGATGGTGGAGAG ATACTACTCCGACGTCCGCCAGAGCTCCGCCGCGAGCTATCAGGAGATGAACTCGGCGCTGGCTGAGCTCTCCGGG AACTACGCCTCTGCTCCCCATTGCCTGGAGGCTCTGCAGGAGCTGTACGAGCACGTCCACAGGTATCATGACCAG ATCATCAGTGCCCTGGAGGAGGACCCTGTGGCTCAGAAGATGCAGCTGGCCTGCCGCCTGCAGCAGGTCGCTGCCCTGGTGGAGAACAAGGTGACCGACCTGTGA